From a single Mycolicibacterium moriokaense genomic region:
- a CDS encoding ester cyclase, translated as MTRSAREVVELYNLVVWNERNFDLAEELMGDTVIRHDVGESTTLTHEQAVARIVDHWQMFETIRFDLNLVVAGDDGEHVAIVYQSPMVMKDGTKVDVGSMEIFRVVDGRIVEVWNCGYKQGVWQ; from the coding sequence ATGACCCGTTCGGCCCGCGAGGTGGTGGAGCTGTACAACCTCGTCGTCTGGAACGAGCGCAACTTCGATCTTGCCGAGGAGTTGATGGGCGACACGGTGATTCGTCATGACGTCGGTGAATCGACGACGCTGACCCATGAGCAGGCGGTGGCACGCATCGTCGACCATTGGCAGATGTTCGAGACGATTCGCTTCGACCTCAATCTGGTGGTTGCGGGCGATGACGGTGAACACGTGGCGATCGTCTACCAGTCGCCGATGGTGATGAAAGACGGCACCAAGGTCGACGTCGGCAGCATGGAGATCTTCCGAGTGGTCGACGGCCGGATCGTCGAAGTATGGAATTGCGGCTACAAACAAGGAGTCTGGCAATGA
- a CDS encoding phosphotransferase has translation MVSAGTTLVPDGVDGLTPQWLTSALGREVTGVRAEQIAQDSGFSSLLYRLHLTGDGVPSTLIAKLPAVSEARGAMDLMGGYRREVAFYRDIAGRAPMKTPKVHVARIDDNGVDFVLLLEDLAGWDNADHLAGLSMERARTCLESLAGLHAWSCQSANKAALEHFPSMDNPMIREAMVPAFGYGWQMYLEKSDKAVPQELAGFFEHFSDRAPAAFSALTEHDMLIHGDIRADNLFFDGDAVKVVDFQFAARGSGVADLAYLVTQGLPIETRTGQDEALLREYLGHLAGHGVDYEFDVAWRDYRIAAVYLTLMPIVALLTWEVVPERSRRLCLALVDRALAAIDEINALEVFA, from the coding sequence ATGGTGAGTGCTGGCACGACGCTGGTTCCCGACGGTGTCGACGGCCTGACTCCGCAATGGCTGACCAGTGCGCTTGGGCGCGAGGTGACCGGCGTGCGCGCCGAGCAGATCGCGCAGGACAGCGGGTTCTCGTCGCTGCTGTACCGGCTGCATCTCACCGGTGATGGTGTCCCGTCGACGTTGATCGCGAAACTGCCTGCGGTGTCCGAGGCCCGCGGTGCGATGGATCTGATGGGCGGCTATCGCAGGGAGGTCGCCTTCTACCGCGACATTGCGGGTCGGGCGCCCATGAAGACGCCGAAGGTGCACGTCGCGCGGATCGACGACAACGGCGTCGACTTCGTGCTGCTGCTCGAGGATCTTGCCGGCTGGGACAACGCCGACCATCTGGCGGGGCTGTCGATGGAGCGTGCGCGAACGTGTCTCGAGTCGTTGGCCGGACTGCACGCGTGGTCCTGCCAGTCTGCCAACAAGGCTGCGCTGGAGCATTTTCCGAGTATGGACAATCCGATGATCCGCGAGGCCATGGTGCCGGCCTTCGGCTACGGATGGCAGATGTACCTCGAGAAGAGCGACAAAGCGGTGCCGCAAGAGCTGGCGGGGTTCTTCGAGCACTTCTCGGATCGTGCACCGGCTGCCTTTTCCGCGTTGACCGAACACGACATGCTGATTCACGGTGATATCCGGGCCGACAACCTGTTCTTCGACGGCGACGCAGTCAAGGTGGTGGACTTCCAGTTCGCGGCCCGTGGGTCCGGCGTCGCGGATCTGGCGTATCTGGTCACGCAAGGTTTACCCATCGAGACGCGCACCGGCCAGGACGAGGCCTTACTCCGTGAGTATCTAGGCCACCTGGCCGGTCACGGAGTCGATTACGAATTCGACGTCGCGTGGCGCGATTACCGGATCGCGGCGGTGTACCTGACACTGATGCCGATCGTCGCGCTGCTGACCTGGGAAGTCGTGCCCGAGCGGTCGCGCCGGCTCTGCCTCGCGCTCGTCGATCGCGCGCTCGCCGCCATCGACGAGATCAATGCGCTGGAGGTGTTCGCATGA
- a CDS encoding alpha/beta hydrolase family protein, translating to MRPAERARIIGRDFVGVVPRAHAAVAGSGDWRPVSQRGARQFGEVVLDELALSGMTLTAPPPKLERTIDACAATANELSGLTVAEANAEPEPLRVKSVRRRRIGRLAYEQVRFDHDPQLPQSLAVEGLGGPATALVHVCRVGDDKRPWLVWVHGAGQGQPIDLLFSRARRLQEELGFNIALPVQPGHGARRNAWPTYPNMDPLNNVAGMMRVVSEVRAVIRWLRPQSTAIAVSGVSMGSPVAALVAHLEKVDGVAVYTPIFGLNGMIAQHLGRWGPSVQETIELLRSDNVAAVASVVDHLDVEPTPPPANRLIVGAWHDRMAMREPAQQLHERWGGELYWHPGSHVGHLFAGGVQRASERFLRGISEP from the coding sequence ATGAGGCCAGCCGAGCGCGCCCGGATCATCGGGCGGGATTTTGTCGGCGTGGTACCGAGGGCGCATGCCGCCGTTGCAGGGTCCGGTGACTGGAGGCCGGTGTCGCAGCGCGGCGCGCGTCAATTCGGTGAGGTGGTGCTCGACGAACTCGCCTTGTCCGGCATGACCTTGACCGCTCCGCCGCCGAAACTCGAACGGACGATTGACGCCTGTGCGGCCACGGCGAACGAGCTGTCGGGACTGACCGTGGCCGAGGCCAACGCGGAGCCGGAACCGTTGCGGGTCAAGTCCGTTCGACGGCGTCGGATCGGGCGACTGGCCTATGAACAGGTGAGATTCGACCACGATCCGCAGTTGCCTCAGTCGCTGGCGGTTGAGGGTCTGGGTGGTCCCGCGACGGCGCTGGTGCACGTCTGCCGCGTCGGCGACGATAAGCGCCCCTGGCTGGTGTGGGTGCACGGCGCAGGCCAGGGTCAACCGATCGATCTGCTGTTCTCGCGGGCCCGTCGGCTCCAGGAGGAGCTGGGGTTCAACATCGCGTTGCCGGTGCAGCCCGGCCACGGTGCCCGTCGTAACGCGTGGCCCACGTATCCCAACATGGATCCACTGAACAACGTCGCGGGCATGATGCGGGTGGTGTCGGAGGTCCGCGCGGTGATCCGATGGCTGCGGCCGCAGTCCACCGCGATCGCGGTGTCGGGCGTGTCGATGGGCAGTCCGGTGGCGGCGCTGGTGGCGCACCTCGAAAAGGTCGACGGCGTAGCGGTTTACACGCCGATCTTCGGGCTCAACGGAATGATCGCCCAGCACCTCGGCAGGTGGGGACCGTCGGTGCAGGAGACCATCGAGCTGCTGCGCTCCGACAACGTGGCAGCCGTGGCGTCCGTCGTCGACCATCTGGACGTCGAGCCGACGCCCCCTCCGGCGAACCGTCTCATCGTGGGCGCCTGGCACGACAGGATGGCGATGCGTGAACCCGCCCAGCAACTGCACGAACGGTGGGGCGGCGAGCTGTACTGGCATCCGGGCAGCCATGTCGGGCATCTGTTCGCCGGCGGCGTGCAGCGTGCATCGGAGCGGTTTCTGCGTGGAATCAGCGAGCCGTAG
- a CDS encoding PaaI family thioesterase, translating into MTETDRHIPAESAPFPEIQPVDTGPELGRFMTAMRRLQDIVVSTNPDNALWADAAGQVEELCARLEAHRAPQGVAPAGRGPHLPGLGHPLMPPWTMTEVGPHGVVMEGQFSRFHVGGNNAVHGGVIPLFFDWHFGMIVTAAGRANSRTAFLHVDYRKITPIDQPLVSRGRIDSIDGRKAFITATMTDSDGNVLSEANGLMVRLLPHQP; encoded by the coding sequence GTGACCGAAACCGACCGTCATATCCCGGCCGAGAGCGCCCCGTTCCCCGAGATCCAACCCGTCGACACCGGTCCCGAACTGGGCAGGTTCATGACCGCCATGCGACGCCTGCAGGACATCGTCGTGTCGACCAATCCGGACAACGCGCTGTGGGCCGACGCCGCCGGCCAGGTCGAAGAGTTGTGTGCGCGCCTGGAGGCCCACCGGGCTCCGCAGGGTGTTGCGCCCGCCGGTCGCGGGCCCCACCTGCCGGGTCTCGGTCATCCATTGATGCCGCCGTGGACGATGACGGAGGTCGGCCCCCACGGCGTCGTCATGGAGGGCCAGTTCAGCCGCTTCCACGTCGGCGGCAACAACGCCGTGCACGGCGGCGTCATACCGTTGTTCTTCGACTGGCACTTCGGGATGATCGTCACGGCCGCGGGGCGCGCCAACAGCCGCACCGCCTTCCTACACGTCGACTACCGCAAGATCACGCCGATAGACCAACCATTGGTTTCGCGCGGTCGGATAGATTCCATCGACGGGCGGAAGGCCTTCATCACTGCGACGATGACAGACTCTGACGGCAACGTCCTGAGTGAAGCCAACGGCCTGATGGTCCGCCTGCTTCCGCACCAGCCATGA
- a CDS encoding flavin-containing monooxygenase: MTTPSPARFDAIVIGAGFSGLYALHLLRERGVRTVALESAEGVGGTWLFNRYPGARCDIESIEYSYSFSDEIQQEWVWTETMPAQPEIEAYLNFVADKLDLRRDIRFNTKVVAMTFDEDAAEWAIQTQSGETFVASYVVAASGILSVPIDPDFPGMESFTGASLFTARWPKEGFDLSGKRVGVIGTGSTGVQLIPVVAQQVEHLTVFQRSPAYTLPWEVRAFDDGELDELKANYAEIRAAQRDHAVGAARLSAFSVMFEMMSKPPLKSASRQDQLRAIEEGGVLGALSWGDVFFDIEANRMAAKLYGEAVARIVKDPETAASLTPSHPFGCKRPIIDQGYYETFNRDNVTLVDLRKGPIVEITPTGIRTEQGHYDLDVIIYATGFDAMTGALSRINVHGRDGMLLGDFWTSEGPYTYLGIAVAGFPNLFIVQAPGSPSAATNFVAALEQHVEWIGDCIGYLRDKGYRTIEALPDAQREWIEHTTELVAPTVLVDPSCNSWYNGGNVPGKKRMYMGYTAGIPEYRRRCNEIADAGYTGFKLA, from the coding sequence GTGACCACGCCCAGCCCTGCCCGATTCGATGCGATCGTCATCGGAGCGGGATTCTCCGGTCTGTACGCGCTGCACCTGCTGCGTGAGCGGGGTGTCCGCACGGTCGCGCTCGAGTCGGCCGAGGGCGTCGGCGGAACCTGGCTGTTCAATCGGTATCCCGGCGCGCGCTGCGACATCGAGAGCATCGAGTACTCCTACAGCTTCTCCGACGAGATCCAGCAGGAGTGGGTGTGGACGGAGACCATGCCGGCCCAGCCGGAGATCGAGGCGTACCTGAACTTCGTCGCGGACAAACTGGACCTCCGCCGCGACATCCGGTTCAACACCAAGGTCGTCGCGATGACCTTTGACGAAGATGCCGCCGAGTGGGCGATCCAGACCCAATCAGGCGAGACGTTCGTCGCGTCGTACGTCGTCGCCGCCTCCGGCATCCTGTCGGTGCCCATCGATCCCGACTTTCCAGGGATGGAGAGCTTCACCGGCGCATCGTTGTTCACCGCGCGCTGGCCGAAGGAAGGGTTCGACCTGTCGGGTAAGCGTGTCGGCGTCATCGGCACCGGGTCCACCGGCGTGCAGCTGATCCCGGTGGTGGCGCAACAGGTCGAGCACCTCACCGTGTTCCAGCGCTCGCCGGCGTACACGTTGCCGTGGGAAGTGCGCGCATTCGACGACGGCGAGCTCGACGAACTGAAGGCGAACTACGCCGAAATCCGCGCCGCACAGCGCGATCACGCGGTCGGGGCCGCTCGGCTGAGTGCGTTCTCGGTGATGTTCGAGATGATGTCGAAGCCGCCGCTGAAGTCGGCGTCGCGACAGGACCAGCTGCGCGCGATCGAAGAGGGCGGGGTGCTGGGTGCGCTCAGCTGGGGCGACGTGTTCTTCGATATCGAGGCCAACCGGATGGCCGCGAAGCTGTACGGGGAGGCTGTCGCCCGCATCGTGAAGGATCCGGAGACGGCGGCATCGCTGACGCCGAGCCATCCGTTCGGGTGCAAGCGGCCGATCATCGACCAGGGTTACTACGAGACGTTCAATCGCGACAACGTGACGTTGGTCGACCTTCGCAAGGGGCCGATCGTCGAGATCACGCCGACGGGCATCCGTACCGAGCAGGGCCACTACGACCTCGACGTGATCATCTACGCGACCGGCTTCGATGCGATGACGGGCGCGCTGTCCCGAATCAATGTCCACGGCCGGGACGGAATGTTGTTGGGCGACTTCTGGACATCGGAAGGCCCGTACACCTATCTGGGGATCGCGGTCGCGGGTTTCCCGAATCTTTTCATCGTGCAGGCGCCAGGAAGCCCTTCGGCGGCAACGAATTTCGTGGCCGCACTCGAGCAGCATGTGGAGTGGATCGGCGACTGTATCGGGTACCTGCGAGACAAGGGATACCGCACCATCGAGGCACTGCCGGACGCGCAGCGGGAATGGATCGAGCACACCACCGAACTCGTGGCGCCCACCGTGTTGGTCGATCCGTCGTGCAACTCCTGGTACAACGGCGGCAACGTCCCTGGGAAGAAACGGATGTACATGGGCTACACGGCGGGGATTCCCGAGTACCGGCGGCGTTGCAACGAGATCGCCGACGCGGGCTACACCGGTTTCAAGCTCGCATGA
- a CDS encoding aromatic ring-hydroxylating oxygenase subunit alpha, with translation MKVPFTWKVTGWFMVGWSAEFPQGETRPLRYFGEDLVAYRDESGELHVLSAHCRHLGAHIGHGGKVVGDCVECPFHGWRWGPDGTNRHIPYQPDRPNRALKLRVFPVNEQHGCVFVWHQPQGKEPQWEMPDIFTSFPQFETDPSAYYRPYPEFSRRTENEPVHPQIVAENGPDSSHFHYVHGATVTPVNLEWKIVGPQWQFLTGWPDARSDDPNKMALYIHSHMFGLGGAISVFEGSSNHRLIFAVSPVEDGLSTMFYSIWWPKREGETSDIPPDDVRERVEKQFLRTVWEDLDIWRYQEYVENPPLAKIDAKPYMTLRKWAQQFYEVPASV, from the coding sequence GTGAAAGTCCCGTTCACCTGGAAAGTCACCGGCTGGTTCATGGTGGGTTGGTCGGCCGAGTTTCCTCAGGGCGAGACCCGTCCGCTTCGTTACTTCGGCGAAGACCTCGTCGCCTACCGCGACGAGTCGGGCGAACTGCATGTGCTGTCGGCGCACTGCAGGCACCTCGGCGCGCACATCGGGCACGGCGGCAAGGTCGTCGGTGACTGTGTCGAATGCCCGTTCCACGGCTGGCGCTGGGGACCCGACGGGACCAACCGCCACATCCCGTATCAACCGGATCGGCCCAACCGCGCGCTCAAGCTCCGGGTGTTTCCCGTCAACGAACAGCACGGCTGCGTGTTCGTCTGGCATCAACCGCAGGGCAAGGAACCGCAGTGGGAGATGCCGGACATCTTCACGTCCTTCCCGCAGTTCGAGACCGACCCGTCGGCGTATTACCGTCCGTACCCTGAGTTTTCGCGCCGCACCGAAAACGAGCCGGTCCACCCGCAGATCGTCGCGGAGAACGGGCCGGACAGCTCGCACTTTCACTACGTGCACGGCGCGACCGTCACCCCGGTGAACCTGGAGTGGAAGATCGTCGGGCCGCAATGGCAGTTCCTCACCGGTTGGCCGGATGCCCGCAGCGACGATCCGAACAAGATGGCGTTGTACATCCACAGCCACATGTTCGGCCTCGGCGGGGCGATCAGCGTGTTCGAGGGCTCGTCGAATCACCGGCTGATCTTTGCCGTATCTCCTGTCGAGGACGGACTCTCGACGATGTTCTACTCGATCTGGTGGCCCAAGCGTGAGGGCGAGACGTCCGACATACCGCCGGACGACGTCCGCGAACGCGTCGAGAAGCAGTTCCTCCGCACGGTGTGGGAGGACCTCGACATCTGGCGCTATCAGGAGTACGTCGAGAATCCCCCGCTGGCGAAGATCGACGCGAAACCCTATATGACACTGCGGAAGTGGGCGCAGCAGTTCTACGAGGTACCCGCATCGGTATGA
- a CDS encoding acyl-ACP desaturase → MTSTQTALLTELEPVVEANLNRHLEKAKAWNPHDYVPWSRGRDFALLGGEDWVPEDSPLDDVAKAALVVNLLTEDNLPAYHREIALRFGPDGAWGQWVGQWTAEEARHSIAIRDYLIVTRGVDPVALEQARMVHMKAGYDSGDKSMLEALAYVSFQELATRISHRNTGRASGCPVAEQLLTRVATDENLHMVFYRNLVEAAFDISPNATMEAVAREVINFQMPGSTMPGFAENAVTIAKAGIYDLRSHLDDVVRPVLRFWQVFERDDIDGEGARAREELAAFLDLVEERARHYERRREERLAGAGAV, encoded by the coding sequence ATGACGTCAACCCAAACTGCATTGCTCACCGAGCTGGAACCGGTGGTGGAGGCGAACCTGAACCGCCACCTCGAGAAGGCCAAGGCGTGGAACCCGCACGACTACGTGCCGTGGAGCCGCGGGCGCGACTTCGCACTACTCGGCGGAGAGGACTGGGTCCCGGAGGATTCGCCCCTCGACGACGTCGCCAAGGCGGCCCTGGTCGTCAACCTTCTGACCGAGGACAACCTGCCCGCCTACCACCGCGAAATCGCCTTGCGTTTCGGACCGGACGGCGCGTGGGGGCAATGGGTCGGTCAGTGGACCGCCGAAGAGGCGCGGCACAGCATCGCGATTCGCGACTACCTCATCGTCACCCGCGGCGTCGATCCCGTCGCGCTCGAGCAGGCTCGCATGGTGCACATGAAGGCCGGCTACGACTCTGGTGACAAGTCGATGCTGGAGGCGCTGGCGTACGTGTCGTTCCAGGAACTGGCGACCCGGATCAGCCACCGCAACACCGGTCGGGCGTCGGGTTGTCCGGTCGCCGAACAACTCCTCACCCGGGTTGCGACCGACGAGAACCTGCACATGGTCTTCTACCGGAACCTCGTCGAGGCGGCGTTCGACATCTCGCCCAACGCAACGATGGAAGCCGTCGCGCGCGAGGTCATCAACTTCCAGATGCCCGGCAGCACCATGCCGGGCTTCGCAGAGAATGCGGTGACGATCGCCAAAGCCGGAATCTACGACCTCCGTTCACATCTCGACGATGTCGTGCGTCCGGTGTTGCGGTTCTGGCAGGTGTTCGAGCGCGACGACATCGACGGCGAGGGCGCGCGTGCGCGCGAAGAGCTGGCAGCGTTCCTCGACCTCGTGGAGGAGAGGGCCCGCCACTACGAGCGGCGCCGCGAGGAACGGCTGGCGGGCGCGGGCGCAGTGTGA